One Pueribacillus theae genomic window, TTTCTGCTTTCGGCTCAGCCTTGATTCAGATCATGATTGTAAAATCAAGGCTTGTTGTTGCAGCAGCGTTAGTGTGGCTCTCTGGAAGCACCTACGCGAAAGGATGGGAAGATGTATCACTTATTCTTATTCTCTCAGTCATTCTTATTCCAATTGCCCTTTATTTCACCCGTCCGCTTGATGCACTGTCTTTCGGCGATGATCTTGCCGCAAGCCATGGTCTTGTCGTTTCAAAAACACGTATTTGGTCGCTTCTTATCGGAGTTGCGTTAAGTGCAGTCGCTGTTTCGATTGTCGGAACGATTGGTTTTATCGGCCTGCTTGCGCCCCATGCCGCCCGCCGCCTAGTTGGCTACAGACATTTGCCTCTCATGCTTGTAAGCGGTCTTTTAGGCGGCTTGCTTCTCGTAACTGCTGACTTTATCAGCCGGGTAGCGCTAGCACCAAAGGAGATTCCCTCAGGGCTTATGGTTGCGTTAATTGGTACACCTTATTTGCTTTATTTATTACGAAAGATTAGATAATTGCATTTGGATCCTCTGGTGCTGATACAATTTTTTTTCATGTTTATTTACCGCTTGTTCAATCCTTTAAAACGGCGAACTCTCTTTTTCGTATAGGCAGCGGTTCTTTTCTTATTCGTTTAATTATCGTGGCAATCATTAAAAACTAACTTTCAGAAGAAAAGGCACCCCTATCCACAAGAAAAATAGAGGTGCCGATTCGATTAATTTCGGAATATGGAGGGAAAATTATCCCAACTTCGAAAGAATTTCATACGAACGAAGCCTTGCTTCATGATCATAAATCTGCGTGTTAATGATAAGCTCATCCGCTTTTGTTCGCTCAATAAACGCTGTCAATTCTTTTCTAACTTTTTCTGGCCCTCCAACGATGGATGAATTTAACCTTTGTTGTAGCGCCGCTTTTTCAAATTCGGTGTAAAGCCCTTCCATACTCTCGACCGGCGGCTGAAGCGGCATCGGAGTATTGCGAATCAAGTTTAGAAATTGCTGCTGCATCGATGTCGACAAACGCTCTGCTTCAGCATCTGTGTCAGCGGCAATCACGTTAACGCCAAGCATGGCGTATGGGTTTTCGAGAACTTCTGACGGCTCAAAATGAGAACGGTAGATTTCCAAAGCAGGCATCGTATTTTCTGCGGCAAAATGGCTCGCGAAAGAAAATGGGAGCCCAAGCTGCGCAGAAAGCCTGGCACTAAAGCCGCTAGACCCGAGCAGCCAAATAGGAATGTTTAACCCTTCCCCTGGGAATGCACGTACGCGCCGCCTTCCCGTATCATCACGTTCAAAGTAGGAACGCAACTCTGCGAGCTGTTCAGGGAAATCACTCCCGTCACTCATATGATTTCGACGTAATGCAAACATTGTCATTTGATCCGTACCCGGCGCCCGGCCAAGCCCAAGATCGATACGTCCCGGGTAGAGTGATTCCAACGTTCCGAACTGTTCCGCGATGACAAGAGGTGCGTGATTCGGCAGCATAATCCCACCAGAACCGACGCGGATACTCGATGTTCCTCCCGCAACGTATCCGATTAAAACAGAGGTTGCCGAGCTTCCGATGCCAGGCATATTGTGATGCTCCGCCAGCCAGTATCTGTTGTAACCTAACCGCTCTGCATGCTGTGCAAGATCAAGTGTATTGCGGAACGAATCAGCAGCTGTCCCTCCGGAAAGAATAGGTGAAAGATCAAGAACTGATAATGGTACATTATGAAAAGTAAGAGTAGACATATGTTCATCTTCTTTCTTAGATAATGTTATATTTAGTTTACAATAGCCAACTCTTTTTTCAAAACAGAAAGGTTGATTTGATGTCAGTACTCATATGGATGATCATCACTTTGTTATTTATTGGGAGTTTCGTTGGCCTCATTTTTCCGCTTATTCCTTCGATTCTTCTTGTATGGGCAGGTTTTTTGCTTTACTTTTTTGGGATGAGCAGAGAAGAGCTTTCCGCCATCTTTTGGATTGGAATGGCGATACTTACGATTTTAATTTTCGTGTCGGATATCATGGCAAATAGTTTTTTCGTGAAGAAATATGGGGGATCGAAATGGGGAGAGCGAGTGGCGGTCATCGGTGTTATCGTCGGCTCTTTTGTCATGCCGCCATTCGGCGTTTTTCTAGTGCCATTCGCCGCTGTCATTATTACAGAACTTTTTCTTCAAAAGGACGCCAGAAAGGCGGTTGCGATAGGCTTTGCTACATTCATTGGCTTTTTAAGCAGCACCCTTGCAAAATTCGTTATACAGCTTATCATGATCGGCTGGTTCATCCTTGAAGTGATCTTCTAGAATGAATTCATGACAGAAATGGCGAAAGACGCAACTAGAATAACCGTAAGCACATATTTTACATTCCATTGGGTAATTTCAAAGGTTTTCGTTCTAAATATGCTCCCAACTAATAAATTCGTCGCCGCAATTGGTGAAAGCAATGGCTGGATTCCCCAACATAAAATGAGAGTCAAAGCGAACAACTCTGGTTT contains:
- a CDS encoding DUF456 domain-containing protein; this translates as MSVLIWMIITLLFIGSFVGLIFPLIPSILLVWAGFLLYFFGMSREELSAIFWIGMAILTILIFVSDIMANSFFVKKYGGSKWGERVAVIGVIVGSFVMPPFGVFLVPFAAVIITELFLQKDARKAVAIGFATFIGFLSSTLAKFVIQLIMIGWFILEVIF
- a CDS encoding LLM class flavin-dependent oxidoreductase is translated as MSTLTFHNVPLSVLDLSPILSGGTAADSFRNTLDLAQHAERLGYNRYWLAEHHNMPGIGSSATSVLIGYVAGGTSSIRVGSGGIMLPNHAPLVIAEQFGTLESLYPGRIDLGLGRAPGTDQMTMFALRRNHMSDGSDFPEQLAELRSYFERDDTGRRRVRAFPGEGLNIPIWLLGSSGFSARLSAQLGLPFSFASHFAAENTMPALEIYRSHFEPSEVLENPYAMLGVNVIAADTDAEAERLSTSMQQQFLNLIRNTPMPLQPPVESMEGLYTEFEKAALQQRLNSSIVGGPEKVRKELTAFIERTKADELIINTQIYDHEARLRSYEILSKLG